The genomic stretch AGATATTCCTATATTCGTATCTTCTCTTGACATTCCTCAAAAGAAGATACAGCCGTACATATCGGCAAGGATAGAGCATAAGGCCGAATCCTACTGGCTCGACGCGCTTGAAGAAAACGGAATACCAGTACTGGACATTAAGGAACTGGCCACAAATATAGGCCGCGACAAATTCTACAGCTCCCGTATGTGGTACTTGGGAAGCATCCCTTACTCCATGACCGGAGAAAAAGCGATAGCCGATGAAATATCAAACGCAGTGAACTCCATCAAAGGACGCAGAGCCAAATGCATAGTGCTCGACCTCGACAACACGCTCTGGGGCGGAGTCATAGGAGAAGACGGGGTAGGCGGTATAGAACTCTCCACAACGAAAGAAGGCTCGCGCTACCGCGACTTCCAGAAAAGAATAAAAGATATAAAAGAAGAAGGCGCGATACTCGCGGTAGTCTCCAAAAACAATCCGGAAGACGCGATGGACGGGATAAACAACCATCCCGACATGATACTGCGCGAAAAAGACTTCGTAGCCGTAAAAGCCAACTGGGAGCCCAAGCCGGTCAACATAGACGAACTGGCAAAAGAGCTCAACATCGGCCTAGATTCGTTCGTATTCATAGACGACAACCCGATAGAAAGAGAAGCGGTAAAAACGGCTCTGCCGCAGGTAATCGTGCCTGAATTCCCGAAAGACACCGCAAACCTTGAAAAATTCGCCATAGAGATATGGAAGAAATACTTCCCGACGCTGAAACTCACGAAAGAAGACACGCAGAAGACGGAGCAATACCGGATAGAGCACAAACGCTCGGAACTTAAAAAAGAGGCTCCATCCATAGAAGAGTACCTTAAGACGCTGGAAATGAAACTCACCATACGAGAGATAACCGAAGAAGACATCCCGCGCGCGGCGCAGCTTACGC from Cloacibacillus sp. An23 encodes the following:
- a CDS encoding HAD-IIIC family phosphatase gives rise to the protein MLALLSNVTIDSLAQTAAKLTGEEIYTSSGYNTWVQELLSASFGGTIPECVFLILDGTQLMGDAFPTDWPSAKETLDEALSVIIGFASSHKDIPIFVSSLDIPQKKIQPYISARIEHKAESYWLDALEENGIPVLDIKELATNIGRDKFYSSRMWYLGSIPYSMTGEKAIADEISNAVNSIKGRRAKCIVLDLDNTLWGGVIGEDGVGGIELSTTKEGSRYRDFQKRIKDIKEEGAILAVVSKNNPEDAMDGINNHPDMILREKDFVAVKANWEPKPVNIDELAKELNIGLDSFVFIDDNPIEREAVKTALPQVIVPEFPKDTANLEKFAIEIWKKYFPTLKLTKEDTQKTEQYRIEHKRSELKKEAPSIEEYLKTLEMKLTIREITEEDIPRAAQLTQKTNQFNLTARRYTESDIRRMKEDGSHKIWIGELEDKFGS